The Desulfomonilia bacterium DNA segment TAATTTCTCAGATTGCTTATGATACTCTTGTCAAGACAGTGGCATCCCATCCTTTTTTCATGTATCGGGAACCCGGCCTTTCTCAAGGCAAGCAGATCCCGCTGAATTGTCCTTGTCGTTGTCGAAAAATCCGCGGCCATGTTTGTAGTATAGACCTCATCCCTTTCCAGAAAATACCTCAGCATCTTTGCAAGCCTCAAAATCCTTTCGGCAACCGGCTTTCGTTCATCAGACATAAGCACTCCTTAATTATCCTGTATGAAGACGTTTCGGCAGGCCGGGCTTTAATATTAAATTTTCTGCGACACACAGCTGTCGAGTCCCCGGTGCAGATTTAAAAAAGATGATTTATGATGGGGTTTCCAGTTCAGGATACATGAATTTAAAAGGAGGTATCTATGGCGCATGCATTGATAGATTTTTCGGCAAACATTGGATTCGGTGAAAAGCAGTCTTGCAGGAATATCGACATCGTAAAAGGTGGCTGAAATGGACAGTATTGTTTCAGTACCTTCAAATCGTTCCTACTGGGTTATACCCGGCAGGCTGCTTGCAGGTTATTATCCGGGCGATAGAAACAAGACAGTGATGGATATAAAACTCAATGCCCTGCTTGACTGCGGCATAAGGACATTCATAAACCTGATGGAACCGGGCGAGGTTGACCATGACGGACTTGAATTCAACCCGTATGAAGAAAAGCTAGTAAGCCTTGCCGCTATTCGCGGACTTAAGGTCTCAATATACAGGCATCCTGTCAGAGATATGGGTGTACCCACACGTGAAGAGATGAGGCAGATCCTGGACAGGATAGACGAGTCGTTGATGAGAGGCCTGCCAGTATATGTTCACTGCTGGGGAGGAAGGGGCAGGACGGGCACCGTGGTGGGCTGCTGGCATGCAAGGCACAGTCTCGGGCAGGGCCGTGAGATACTCGAGATAATCAGGCAGCTCAGAAAAAAGGACGAAAAGGGAAACCTTCCATCACCTGAGACAGAGCAGCAGATAAGGATGGTGATTTCATGGAGGCTGGGAGAATGAGAGACAGGTTCAGGGGAAGCCTTCTGGGGCTCGCTGCTGGCGATGCCCTGGGTGCATCCGTCGAGTTCATGCCGCCGGGCTCTTTTGAGCCTGTCACATGCATGAGAGGCGGAGGGCCGTTCAGTCTCAAGCCCGGTCAGTGGACCGATGACACATCTCTTGCCCTCTGCCTTGCTGAAAGCCTTGTCGAATGCAAAGGTTTCAATGCGGCTGATCAGATGGAAAAATATCTCCGGTGGTATAAGGAAGGATACATGAGCAGCACCGGCTCCTGCTTTGATATCGGCACCACGACTGCCAGGGCACTGAACAGATTCAGGGACACCGGAAATCCCATAAGCGGGCCGGTGGACAGGTTCAGCGCAGGCAACGGCTCTATCATGAGGCTTGCCCCTCTCCCTCTGTTCTATTCGTCAGATCCTGAAAAGGCGGTCTTCTTTTCCGGTGAAAGCTCCCGTACAACGCATGGCTCAGTTCTGGCCATTGATGCGTGCAGGTACATGGGTGGCATTATAGCCGGTGCAGTAAACGGCGCATCAAAAGATGAAATCCTTTCCAGCCAATATTCTCCGCTCGAAGGCCTGTGGGAAAATAAGCCGCTCTGTAAAGAAATATCCGAAGTCGCAGCAGGGTCATTTAAAAAGAAGAATCCGCCGGATATAAAGGGAATCGGCTATGTAGTCCAATCGATCGAGGCAGCACTCTGGGCATTTTATAACAGCAGTTCCTTCGAGGAAGGATGCCTCATGGCGGTCAACCTGGGCGACGATGCCGACACGACCGGTGCTATCTATGGCCAGATAGCCGGGGCCTATTACGGGGCGGATGCGATCCCGAAAAAATGGCTCGATGTACTTGCAATGAAAGAGCTTATCGAAGACCTTGCTGACAGACTCTTTGAGATGGGCAACATGCAATGGACAGTTGCCAAAGGAGGGAAACTGAAATGAAAAATATAATAATCCCGGCTATTATTATGCTGGTTATGATACCAGTGACAGTCCTTGCAGGAGGATATGTCAAACCAGACCAGTGGGGCGGTTATCACGGTCTCGATAATATAACCGGAGAAAAAATCGACGCCCAGGCCGATGACTGGGGCGGATACAGGGTCAAGAAAGGCGACCTCCAGATTTATATGAAACCCGACAAATGGGGCGGTTACGACTGCAGGGTATACGATAAAAATTATAGGCAGGTTGATTCTTACAAGCTCAAACCTAACGGCTATGGCGGCTACAAAAGCGATGAAAAAAATATCCGGGTTAAGAAGGATAAATACGGCGTTTATAAGTGGTAGTTGTTTTGTTACGATTTATCTGAGATCTATGCTGTTCAAGATGGGATATATAGGTTGCCTGCATCTTAATCTTAAAGTAGATAAACAATAATCACTGAAGAATAATGTTCATGGCCAGGAAAATGAAAAAACCGAAAGTTTATGTGATTGCCGGACCCAATGATGCAGGCAAGACAACTTTTGATAAAGAGTTCCTGCCCAATTTTGCTGATTGCATCAATTTCATAAACGCAGACCTGATTGCTGCCGGCATATCTCCATTTTCGCCTGAATCGGCTTCGGTAAAGGCAGGCAGAATTATGATAGAGCAGATGAGGGAATATGCCCAGGCAAACAAGGACTTTGCTTTTGAGACGACCATGTCTGGAAGAAGCCATTCGGTTTTCATTAAAGAAATAAGGTCAAAAGGTCATGAAGTCCATATGATAATTCCTTTGGCTCAAGAATGTTGACCTGGCGTTGAAGAGGATCTCCGACAGGGTAAAATCAGGCGGGCATAATATGCCTGAAGATGTCGTCAAAAGAAGATTTTCAAGGGTGTTAAGAACTTTTTCAGCATTTATGCCAAACTTTCAGATTCATGGGCTCTGTTTGACAACTCATACAGCCAGCCCAAAATGATTGCCAAGGAAGACAACAGGAAGATGACAATACCTGAGAAGGAATTGTTTGAACGAATCAGGAAAGGCATGGAGGAATCATGATGTCTAAAAAGAAGGATATTAAAAAACTGAGCGTGCCGGAAAAGGCTGAGCTTGCAATGAAAGCGGCTGTTAAAAAAACCATGGCTGAACATAAAAAAAGGGGAGAACCTGTTGCTGTCTGGAAAGATGGTAAAGCGGTTTGGCTCCCCGCTGATGAGATAAAGATATAAGGAATATAAGAACCATAATTCTTCTGTTTATTAAAATCAATGTTTGGGATGAAATTAAAAGTTCAGTAAAGAAATCCGAACAGGTATAAAGGTATCACACCCTTCTCGCCAATAAGGATGTCGTCCTTGACAAGATAAGAGTTTTCAAGATTGTCTTTTATCTGCTTGAAGTCTTTTGTTTTGCCGCCGATTTCAAAATATTTTTTGTTTACTTCATAATCGCCAATTCTACTGCTGAATATCTTGTTTCCCGAATTCAGCAGCATCGCTGCGAAAAACAGT contains these protein-coding regions:
- a CDS encoding protein-tyrosine phosphatase family protein encodes the protein MDSIVSVPSNRSYWVIPGRLLAGYYPGDRNKTVMDIKLNALLDCGIRTFINLMEPGEVDHDGLEFNPYEEKLVSLAAIRGLKVSIYRHPVRDMGVPTREEMRQILDRIDESLMRGLPVYVHCWGGRGRTGTVVGCWHARHSLGQGREILEIIRQLRKKDEKGNLPSPETEQQIRMVISWRLGE
- a CDS encoding ADP-ribosylglycohydrolase family protein, whose translation is MRDRFRGSLLGLAAGDALGASVEFMPPGSFEPVTCMRGGGPFSLKPGQWTDDTSLALCLAESLVECKGFNAADQMEKYLRWYKEGYMSSTGSCFDIGTTTARALNRFRDTGNPISGPVDRFSAGNGSIMRLAPLPLFYSSDPEKAVFFSGESSRTTHGSVLAIDACRYMGGIIAGAVNGASKDEILSSQYSPLEGLWENKPLCKEISEVAAGSFKKKNPPDIKGIGYVVQSIEAALWAFYNSSSFEEGCLMAVNLGDDADTTGAIYGQIAGAYYGADAIPKKWLDVLAMKELIEDLADRLFEMGNMQWTVAKGGKLK